The Acanthochromis polyacanthus isolate Apoly-LR-REF ecotype Palm Island chromosome 2, KAUST_Apoly_ChrSc, whole genome shotgun sequence genome contains a region encoding:
- the LOC110964303 gene encoding DNA-binding protein RFX7-like, producing the protein MSFNSAGRLHPSAPPVQSSPVPRPAAMAEEDPQQLQPDRGAGSLPGLLPGLQGAEAGALQLRIKNSICKSVQSKVENILQDVEKFSDIEKLYLYLKLPSGPSSSADKSDQSALSSSRTQQMHAFNWIRNHLEEYPETSLPKQEVYDEYKSFCDNLNYHPLSAADFGKMMKNVFPNMKARRLGMRGKSKYCYSGLRKRPFVHMPSLPTLDLLKTADGHQCDALESPGQLSSIKEEVRFAACDLVCEWAQKVLKRQFDAVEDLARFLIDSHYISNKSLAALTIMTGTATEVKTPQTISAFAPAADVHSFQPHVTTLSSPSIDAKQQLQRKIQRKQQEQKLHSPLPGEAQSKRADDSVPCGSPTPPSPQPTIGIVVAAVPSPITVHRSRQLMSPSPVGTVESKVLPINFQMVTQPVQAVKQSPKTPQNILASPAGERMARQRYAQILPKPSATTAIALRSPSTMIIANSPIKTVMTTCHVSPVSLVKMTAISLAPNSSETTTSLTNSTLRPASAGISCAVTEDISSNQSMRSSSAVPILAPVARSGQTANTPSTDVEMEVEAIHKNSQMQNPDSQVLTPGAMANRLGWGVQRAASVPIPQTKGFLGLEETSSTKCNGNSFANTSTVATAERSNSSADSTSTLHLTPPTQNASTVSLLNTSGVSSFGEGSQVKQGFLSTKNLRKRSGLSPDLSPVKRVFMPQQPAEGTAAPGYGIRNTVDNISRPGAPTRPESAPATREVEMKMNSVLSPQVPALCTSSFRASGFYSVAKTHSSVQRKNTSTVMESSTSVSHALIQQQQGHTVANVHAIPSNSGFQKHSGVSSNSTTGNLEGAVQQTYAPSNSETLEFLNQASSSSQLPMQTDMDYFSFDDDVTQDSIVEELVQMEEQMKLNNLQEFGDCVALQSQQPVMPDNMTPTHQNMTAFYHASNSSNNPVQTPTPTPTPTAEMMGGAQTLTGESPCSHIASTTPVDSALGSSRHTPVGTPHSNCSSTVPPSPVECRNPFAFTPINSSITGFHDGTTVSNSPVKPMQRPMATHPDKARLEWMNNSYNSTSGSANKSNSGMGILPSYQGLMDDHFQKPHAFAIPHARHHDNHFGRLTPISPVQQQVANMAKQEGFAVPAPLDNKNSNTSATTFRCRSVSPAVHQRNLTVNAVNTTLPNVPRSVVSPFSSPVTPEVLNIFANSQTNLGVSSMAQRSRSVPLNIMMQTEVLPTAGQQCSSNNITNVLLNKLDGDHDDTMRGVGINNLPSTYTARMNLTQILESSANFSCTDSRLGLMASDSTSTCKMQRPNYLIENAINEQMILSAGDSQGQSASGVQQQHQAQSMMLALGSQQQQQEELQQHQQLDFSSSQDLLTDGSLSAGSQLLEQVSELSTGGTDFPCEIRMTSELSSSINDLNALDPNLLFDPNQQQGQYQNTAAEELVSDPLFEQITSETAHSSGLDWLESKDHPTVGLIG; encoded by the exons cAAGATGTTGAGAAATTCTCCGATATCGAAAAGCTCTACCTCTACCTGAAGTTGCCTTCTGGTCCCAGCAGCAGCGCTGATAAAAG TGACCAGAGCGCCTTGTCGTCGAGCCGCACACAGCAGATGCATGCGTTCAACTGGATCCGCAATCATTTAGAGGAATATCCAGAGACCTCTCTTCCCAAGCAGGAGGTCTACGATGAATACAA GAGTTTTTGTGACAATCTGAACTACCACCCACTGAGTGCAGCAGACTTTGGaaagatgatgaaaaatgtcttcCCCAACATGAAGGCGCGTCGGCTTGGCATGAGGGGAAAATCAAA ATATTGCTATAGTGGACTAAGGAAAAGACCCTTTGTCCACATGCCGTCTCTGCCTACTCTGGACCTCCTTAAAACAGCAGATGGA CACCAGTGTGATGCTCTGGAGTCACCGGGGCAGCTGAGCAGCATCAAGGAGGAGGTGCGATTTGCCGCCTGTGATCTGGTGTGTGAGTGGGCCCAGAAGGTGCTGAAGCGCCAGTTTGATGCCGTGGAAGACTTGGCTCGCTTCCTGATCGACAGCCATTACATCAGCAACAAGTCTTTGGCAGCTCTCACTATCATGACGGGAACAGCAACAG aGGTCAAAACTCCACAGACCATCTCAGCCTTCGCCCCCGCTGCTGACGTTCACTCCTTCCAGCCTCACGTGACCACACTGTCGTCTCCGTCTATCGATGCgaagcagcagctccagaggaAGAttcagaggaagcagcaggagcAGAAGCTGCACTCGCCATTACCTGGAGAGGCTCAAAGCAAGAGGGCGGACGACAGCGTGCCTTGTGGTAGCCCCACCCCTCCGTCACCTCAGCCAACCATCGGCATCGTTGTCGCCGCCGTCCCGAGCCCCATCACA gtccacaggagcagacagctgatgtctCCTAGTCCAGTGGGAACAGTGGAGAGCAAAGTGCTGCCTATTAACTTCCAGATGGTGACACAGCCAGTTCAGGCGGTGAAACAGAGCCCCAAAACCCCCCAGAATATCCTAGCCAGCCCAGCGGGGGAACGCATGGCTCGGCAGCGCTACGCTCAAATCCTGCCCAAACCTTCGGCCACCACTGCCATCGCTCTGCGCTCGCCCTCCACCATGATCATCGCCAACAGCCCCATCAAGACTGTGATGACTACATGTCATGTCAGCCCAGTCAGTCTGGTCAAGATGACAGCCATATCGCTTGCACCCAACAGCAGTGAAACCACCACATCCCTTACAAACTCCACACTACGGCCAGCATCTGCAGGCATCAGCTGTGCAGTTACAGAAGATATCAGCTCGAATCAAAGCATGAGGAGTTCCTCTGCAGTCCCCATCCTGGCCCCGGTGGCCAGATCAGGGCAGACTGCTAACACTCCCAGCACTGATGTTGAGATGGAAGTTGAAGCTATAcataaaaacagtcaaatgcAAAATCCTGACAGTCAAGTTCTGACTCCAGGAGCGATGGCAAATAGATTGGGATGGGGTGTACAGAGGGCTGCCAGTGTGCCCATACCTCAAACTAAAGGCTTCCTGGGTCTGGAGGAAACATCCAGCACTAAATGCAACGGAAATTCCTTTGCAAACACCAGCACTGTGGCAACAGCTGAAAGAAGCAATAGTAGCGCTGATAGTACAAGCACTTTGCACTTAACTCCCCCGACTCAGAATGCCAGCACTGTTTCTTTACTAAACACCAGCGGAGTGTCTTCGTTTGGGGAGGGCAGCCAAGTAAAGCAAGGTTTCTTGTCCACAAAGAACCTCAGGAAACGCTCAGGCCTCAGTCCAGACCTTTCTCCAGTCAAAAGGGTCTTTATGCCCCAGCAGCCAGCAGAGGGCACTGCTGCTCCTGGATATGGCATCAGAAACACTGTTGATAACATCTCCAGGCCAGGTGCTCCAACTAGACCTGAAAGTGCACCGGCCACCAGAGAGGTAGAGATGAAAATGAACTCTGTCTTGTCCCCACAAGTCCCTGCACTCTGCACTTCTTCTTTCCGAGCCAGTGGCTTTTACTCTGTTGCCAAAACGCATAGTTCAGTGCAGAGGAAAAACACTTCCACTGTTATGGAAAGCAGCACTTCAGTAAGTCATGCATTAATACAGCAACAGCAGGGGCACACGGTGGCTAACGTGCATGCTATACCCAGTAACTCTGGTTTTCAGAAACATTCAGGTGTGAGTTCAAACTCAACCACAGGGAACCTGGAAGGAGCTGTACAGCAGACCTACGCTCCGTCTAATTCTGAAACCTTAGAGTTTTTAAATCAAGCTTCATCATCCAGTCAGCTCCCTATGCAGACAGATATGGACTACTTCTCCTTTGATGATGATGTGACTCAGGACAGCATCGTGGAAGAACTTGTGCAGATGGAGGAGCAGATGAAactcaacaacctgcaggagtTTGGAGACTGTGTTGCATTGCAAAGCCAACAGCCGGTGATGCCGGACAACATGACGCCCACCCATCAGAACATGACCGCTTTCTATCATGcttcaaacagcagcaacaacccAGTCCAGACTCCAACACCGACACCCACACCCACGGCTGAAATGATGGGAGGAGCCCAAACCCTGACCGGAGAGAGCCCCTGCTCCCACATCGCCTCCACCACCCCAGTGGACAGCGCTCTGGGAAGCAGCCGTCACACCCCAGTCGGTACTCCACACTCCAACTGCAGCAGCACGGTTCCTCCCAGTCCAGTCGAGTGCAGGAACCCgtttgcattcacacctatcaACTCCAGCATCACTGGTTTCCATGACGGCACCACTGTCTCCAACAGTCCAGTGAAGCCCATGCAGCGGCCGATGGCCACCCACCCAGACAAAGCCCGTCTGGAGTGGATGAACAACAGCTACAACAGCACCAGCGGGAGCGCAAACAAGTCCAACAGTGGAATGGGAATCCTGCCCAGCTATCAAGGCCTCATGGACGACCATTTTCAAAAACCTCACGCCTTCGCCATTCCTCACGCACGGCACCACGACAACCATTTCGGCCGCTTAACCCCGATCTCGCCTGTGCAGCAGCAGGTAGCTAACATGGCCAAGCAGGAGGGCTTTGCTGTTCCTGCCCCTCTGGATAACAAAAATAGCAACACCTCCGCTACAACTTTCCGATGTCGCAGCGTCAGTCCTGCAGTGCATCAGAGGAATCTGACTGTGAATGCAGTAAACACAACCCTTCCCAATGTCCCTCGTTCAGTGGTGTCTCCCTTTAGTTCTCCTGTGACGCCTGAGGTGTTGAACATCTTCGCAAACAGCCAGACGAATCTTGGGGTGAGCAGCATGGCTCAGAGGAGCCGCTCAGTGCCGCTCAACATCATGATGCAAACTGAGGTCCTCCCCACAGCGGGTCAACaatgcagcagcaacaacatcaCCAATGTCCTCCTGAACAAGCTGGACGGGGACCACGATGACACCATGCGAGGTGTTGGCATCAATAATCTTCCCTCCACCTACACTGCACGTATGAACCTCACCCAGATCCTCGAGTCCAGCGCCAACTTCTCCTGCACTGACAGCCGCCTCGGCCTGATGGCCTCTGACTCCACCAGCACATGCAAGATGCAGAGGCCCAATTACCTCATAGAAAATGCTATTAATGAACAAATGATCCTCTCAGCAGGAGACAGCCAAGGACAATCAGCCTCTGGAGTGCAGCAGCAACACCAGGCCCAGTCTATGATGTTGGCTTTAGGctcacaacagcagcagcaagaagagctccagcagcatcagcagttaGATTTCAGCAGCAGTCAAGACCTCCTGACAGACGGCAGCCTTTCTGCTGGCAGTCAGCTCCTGGAGCAGGTGTCAGAGCTCTCAACAGGTGGCACAGATTTCCCCTGTGAAATCAGAATGACATCGGagctgtccagcagcatcaatGACCTTAACGCACTGGACCCAAACCTGCTGTTTGACCCCAACCAGCAGCAAGGGCAATATCAGAACACTGCTGCAGAGGAGCTGGTGAGTGATCCACTGTTTGAGCAGATTACCAGCGAGACCGCGCACTCAAGCGGACTCGACTGGTTAGAGAGCAAAGATCACCCAACCGTTGGGCTGATAGGCTGA